The sequence GCGCCGGTACGGGAGACCCCGGGGCTCTCGCCCGTACGGGAAACCCTAGAGCCCTCGCCCGTACGGGACGCCCCAGAGCCTTCACCCGTGCGGGACACCTCGAGCCCGGCTCCCTCCGCAGGCCGGACCGCCGAGGCCTCCCATCTCCCGGGGGCCGACCCAGCGGGGGCCCACCCTGTGGGGGCCCACCCTGTGGGGGCCCACCCCGCGGACAGCAGCCCCCCGGACACCCGCCCTACAGGCACCCACCCCACCGGCCCCCGGCCCGCAGGCTCCCGACCCGCCCGTCCCCTCCGGCCCGCCCGTCCCCTCCGGTTCGCCGTGACCGCGTCCGCCGTCGGGCTGCTCACCGGTTTCTTCGGGGTCGGCGGCGGCTTTGTCGTCGTACCGGCGCTCACCCTGGTCCTGGGCCTGGAGATGCCGGTCGCCATCGGCACCTCTCTCCTCGTCATACTCCTCAACTCCCTTACGGCGCTGGGAACCAGGGCCGGTACGGGGGATCTGGACTGGCCGGTGCTGGCGGGCTTCGCGGCCTGCGCGGCGATCGGCAGTCACCTCGGCAACCGCCTCACCACCCGCCTGCGCCCGCAGACCCTGACCACGGCCTTCGCCTGCCTCGTCACCGTCCTGGCCGTCTCCATGGCGGCCACCGCCCTGCCCCGCCTCTGGTCCCCCTGACGCCCTCGGACCCCAGGGTCCCGATCCCTCGCCCATGCGCCGCCGACCACCCGCATCGCGCCCCCACCACACACCACTCACCAGTCACCACCCACCAGGAGGAAGCACATGGCCCCCGCACCCGCCGCCCCGTCCCACCACCAGGTCCTCATCGTCGGCGGCGGCACCGCAGGCATCACCGTCGCCGCCCGGCTGCGCCGCGCCGGTGTCCGGGACATCGCGCTGCTGGAGCCGTCCGAAACACACTGGTACCAGCCGCTGTGGACGCTGGTCGGCGGCGGCCAGGCCCCGCTGCGCGCCGCGCTGCGCACCGAGGCGGAGGTCATACCGCCCGGCGTGCGCTGGCTGCGGGAGCGCGCCACCGCCGTCGACCCGGCCTCCCGTACGGTCACCACCGCCTCCGGCCGGGTCCTCTCCTACGGGCGGCTGGTGCTCGCCCCGGGCCTGCAGCTCGACTGGGACGGCGTCCCCGGCCTGGCCTCGGCCCTCGGACACGGCGGGGTGAGCAGCAACTACCGGCCCGATCTCGCCCCGCTCACCTGGGATCTGATCCGCCGGATGCGCAGCGGGACAGCGGTGTTCACCATGCCGTCCGGGCCGGTGAAGTGCGGCGGCGCCCCGCAGAAGATCGCGTATCTGGCGGCCGACCACTGGCGCAAGCGCGGCGTGCTGGGCGCGATCCGCACCATCCTGGTGCTCCCGGAGCCTGCGATGTTCAAGGTGCCGGTCTTCTCCCGTGCGCTGACGGAGACGGCCCGGCGGTACGGCATCGAGGTGCGGCTGAGCTCCGAGATGACCCGGCTCGACGGCGCGGCGCGCGAGGCAGTGATCACCGACCACACCACCGGCAAGGACGAGACCGTCCGCTATGACCTGCTGCACGCCGTACCGCCGCAGCGCGCCCCCGAGTGGCTGGCCGACGGCCCCCTGGCCGACCCCGACTCCCCCTTCGGGTACGTCAAGGCCGACCGGGAAACCCTCCAACACCCTGACTTCTCCGATGTGTTCGTGCTCGGCGATGTCGCCAACCTGCCGACGTCCAAAACGGGTGCCGCGATCCGCAAGCAGGCGCCGGTCGTCGTCGCCAACCTCCTCGCCCATCTGCGCGGCCGCCCCGCCACCGCCCGCTATGACGGCTACACCTCCTGCCCCCTGGTCACCGCCCGGCACAAGATGCTGCTCGCCGAGTTCGACTACGACCTGCAGCCCACCCCCTCGATCCCCTTCATCGACACCACCCGGGAACGCACCGACATGTGGTTCCTCAAGCGCTACGGGCTGCCGCAGCTCTACTTCAAGGGGATGCTCAAGGGTCTGGCCTAGGGGCGGAGACTCTTCAGGGGCAGGGATTCAGGGGGCGCCGGCTCAGGGGCGGCGGCCCAGGGGTGACGGCCCAGGGGTGACGGCCTCGGACATGTGGCTTCGTGGCGGTGGTTTCGCGGCAGTGGCTTCGGGACGGTGTACGGGCCCCGGCCTGTCCGCAGGGAGAGCCCGGCAGCCGTCCGGGGAGGCCGGCCGCCGCCGCGCCGGATTCCGTTCTACGCCGCCCTGATCTCGCCCACCACACACCCCACGTTGTCCGGCGCCCCCGCCTCGCGGGCGAGTCGGATCAGGTCCCGTACGGCATGGTCGGGGCCGTCGGCCGTGGTCAGCACGTCCTGGATCGTCTCGGCCGCCACCACCGAGGTCAGGCCGTCGGTGCACAGCAGATAGCGCTCCCCGGGCCGGGCCTCCAGCAGTTGCAGGTCAGGGGCGAACGCGGTGCCGCCCTCCAGCGACCGCAGCAGCAGCGCGCGCTGGGGGTGCGACGAGGCCTCCTCGGGGGTGAGGCGGCCCTCGTCGACCAGCGACTGGACCAGGCTGTGGTCGTGGGTGACGCGGAAGAGGCCGGAGTCGCGCAGGACGTAGGCACGCGAGTCCCCGATGTGCAGCAGCGCCAGCTGCGAGCCGGAGCGCAGTAGCGCGGTGAGGGTGCTGCCGGAGGCCTCGTTGGCCGCCGGGGCGGCGCGGTGTGCCCGATGGGCCGCCTCCTCCAGGACGGCCGGCAGGTCCGCCGAGGCCAGATCCCGGTGCTCCAGTTCCCTGAGCGCCTCGATCGCGGCCGTCGCGGCGGGGCCGCCACGGGGGCCGTAGCCGTCGGCCACGGCCAGCAGCCGCGGTCCCGCGTAGGCGGCGTCCTGCTGGGCCGGGCGCACCAGTCCCTGATCGGTCAGGGCGGCGCAGCGCATCGTCACCGGGGTGAGCGGTTCGGTCATGACGGTGTCCTTCCTGGACAGCTGGTCGACGAGGAAGGCGGCCAGGTCCCGGCGGGCGGCGGTGTCGGCCTCGACCTGCGCCCAGTACGCGGCGACCGCCCCGGCCGCCGCGTCCGGCACCAGCTCGCACACCTCGCGGATGCGGGCCAGCGGCATACCGAGCCGGCGCAGCCAGGCCACCAGCCGGGCCCGCTCCAGCTGGGCCGGGGCGTAGTGGCGGTAGCCGCTTCGCGGGTCGACACGGTCCGGGGTCAGCAGG is a genomic window of Streptomyces sp. Edi2 containing:
- a CDS encoding TSUP family transporter, whose protein sequence is MARGLRERRAADGIRPLRESPETGSSGEPRGPVPLRDAPEPPAPLRHSPGSAPLRDIPEPAPVRETPGLSPVRETLEPSPVRDAPEPSPVRDTSSPAPSAGRTAEASHLPGADPAGAHPVGAHPVGAHPADSSPPDTRPTGTHPTGPRPAGSRPARPLRPARPLRFAVTASAVGLLTGFFGVGGGFVVVPALTLVLGLEMPVAIGTSLLVILLNSLTALGTRAGTGDLDWPVLAGFAACAAIGSHLGNRLTTRLRPQTLTTAFACLVTVLAVSMAATALPRLWSP
- a CDS encoding FAD/NAD(P)-binding oxidoreductase, whose amino-acid sequence is MAPAPAAPSHHQVLIVGGGTAGITVAARLRRAGVRDIALLEPSETHWYQPLWTLVGGGQAPLRAALRTEAEVIPPGVRWLRERATAVDPASRTVTTASGRVLSYGRLVLAPGLQLDWDGVPGLASALGHGGVSSNYRPDLAPLTWDLIRRMRSGTAVFTMPSGPVKCGGAPQKIAYLAADHWRKRGVLGAIRTILVLPEPAMFKVPVFSRALTETARRYGIEVRLSSEMTRLDGAAREAVITDHTTGKDETVRYDLLHAVPPQRAPEWLADGPLADPDSPFGYVKADRETLQHPDFSDVFVLGDVANLPTSKTGAAIRKQAPVVVANLLAHLRGRPATARYDGYTSCPLVTARHKMLLAEFDYDLQPTPSIPFIDTTRERTDMWFLKRYGLPQLYFKGMLKGLA
- a CDS encoding MerR family transcriptional regulator, whose protein sequence is MGDAPHGDGELLTIGAFARACRLSPKALRLYDELGLLTPDRVDPRSGYRHYAPAQLERARLVAWLRRLGMPLARIREVCELVPDAAAGAVAAYWAQVEADTAARRDLAAFLVDQLSRKDTVMTEPLTPVTMRCAALTDQGLVRPAQQDAAYAGPRLLAVADGYGPRGGPAATAAIEALRELEHRDLASADLPAVLEEAAHRAHRAAPAANEASGSTLTALLRSGSQLALLHIGDSRAYVLRDSGLFRVTHDHSLVQSLVDEGRLTPEEASSHPQRALLLRSLEGGTAFAPDLQLLEARPGERYLLCTDGLTSVVAAETIQDVLTTADGPDHAVRDLIRLAREAGAPDNVGCVVGEIRAA